In Arthrobacter sp. UKPF54-2, the following are encoded in one genomic region:
- a CDS encoding DUF885 domain-containing protein: MTTETTENTTPDSPGARPQTAIDAVADAFTDTLIRLNPSFATELGLPGHETEYPDFSPAGHEEFAAAAREALAALEGLEPADDVDAVTLDAMRERLGLQLEIHESGWDLAELNNIASPSQEIRAIFDLMPTDTAAQWDHIAGRADNVADALDGYIVSLRTAKEAGRVAAARQVRIVIEQATKHTAEDGFFAKLAAEAKTAEGPLPEDVQSKLDAGAAAARAAYARLAGFLEAELLPAAPEKDAVGRERYALASRSFLGATVDLEETYAWGVQELDRLIAEQERVANQIRPGATIEEAKEILNNDPSRQLKGTDALRAWMQELSDKAVADLAGVHFDIPDAMKTLECKIAPTQEGGIYYTGPSDDFSRPGRMWWSVPPGEDTFTTWAETTTVYHEGVPGHHLQVATATYRRELLNKWRRNVCWTSGHGEGWALYAEKLMQELGYLKDPGDHMGMLDMQRMRAARVVFDIGVHLELQVPERWGSGTWTPDTGYEFLKQNLAISEGQLKFEFTRYLGWPGQAPSYKVGQRLWEQIRAELESRPGFDLKAFHTKALNMGSVGLDTLKRALLG, from the coding sequence GTGACTACCGAAACAACTGAGAACACCACGCCCGACAGCCCGGGGGCGCGCCCGCAGACCGCGATCGACGCCGTCGCCGACGCCTTCACGGACACCCTGATCCGGCTCAACCCGAGTTTCGCCACCGAACTCGGCCTGCCCGGCCACGAAACCGAGTACCCGGACTTCTCCCCCGCCGGGCACGAGGAGTTCGCCGCCGCCGCGCGCGAGGCCCTCGCCGCGCTGGAGGGGCTGGAGCCCGCGGACGACGTCGACGCCGTCACCCTGGACGCCATGCGCGAACGCCTGGGCCTGCAACTGGAGATCCACGAGTCCGGCTGGGACCTGGCCGAGCTGAACAACATCGCCTCCCCGTCCCAGGAGATCCGCGCGATCTTCGACCTGATGCCGACCGACACGGCCGCGCAGTGGGATCACATCGCGGGCCGGGCGGACAACGTCGCGGACGCCCTGGACGGCTACATCGTGTCCCTGCGGACCGCCAAGGAAGCCGGCCGGGTGGCCGCTGCCAGGCAGGTGCGGATCGTGATCGAGCAGGCCACCAAGCACACCGCGGAGGACGGCTTCTTCGCGAAGCTGGCCGCCGAGGCGAAGACCGCCGAGGGCCCGCTGCCCGAGGACGTGCAGTCCAAGCTCGACGCCGGCGCTGCCGCCGCCCGCGCCGCCTACGCCCGGCTGGCCGGGTTCCTGGAAGCCGAACTGCTGCCGGCCGCCCCGGAGAAGGACGCCGTGGGCCGCGAGCGCTACGCGCTGGCCTCCCGCTCCTTCCTCGGCGCCACCGTGGACCTTGAGGAGACCTACGCCTGGGGCGTGCAGGAACTCGACCGGCTCATCGCCGAGCAGGAGCGGGTGGCCAACCAGATCCGCCCCGGCGCCACGATCGAAGAAGCCAAAGAGATCCTGAACAACGACCCGTCCCGCCAGCTCAAGGGCACCGATGCCCTCCGGGCCTGGATGCAGGAGCTCTCCGACAAGGCCGTGGCCGACCTCGCCGGCGTGCACTTCGACATCCCGGACGCCATGAAGACCCTCGAATGCAAGATTGCCCCCACCCAGGAGGGCGGGATCTACTACACCGGGCCGTCGGATGACTTCAGCCGTCCGGGCCGGATGTGGTGGTCCGTGCCGCCGGGAGAGGACACCTTCACCACCTGGGCCGAGACCACCACGGTCTACCACGAGGGTGTGCCAGGCCACCACCTGCAGGTCGCCACCGCCACCTACCGCCGCGAACTGCTGAACAAGTGGCGGCGCAATGTCTGCTGGACCTCCGGCCACGGCGAGGGCTGGGCACTGTACGCCGAGAAGCTCATGCAGGAACTGGGCTACCTGAAGGATCCGGGGGACCACATGGGCATGCTCGACATGCAGCGCATGCGGGCCGCCCGGGTGGTCTTCGACATCGGCGTCCATCTGGAGCTGCAGGTGCCCGAGCGTTGGGGGTCGGGCACCTGGACTCCGGACACGGGGTACGAGTTCCTCAAGCAGAACCTTGCCATCAGCGAGGGCCAGCTGAAGTTCGAGTTCACCCGCTACCTCGGCTGGCCGGGGCAGGCGCCGTCGTACAAGGTGGGGCAGCGGCTCTGGGAGCAGATCCGCGCCGAGCTCGAATCCCGCCCGGGCTTCGACCTGAAGGCGTTCCACACCAAGGCGCTGAACATGGGGTCCGTGGGGTTGGACACGCTGAAGCGGGCGCTCCTGGGGTAG